Proteins co-encoded in one Centroberyx gerrardi isolate f3 chromosome 18, fCenGer3.hap1.cur.20231027, whole genome shotgun sequence genomic window:
- the fam167ab gene encoding protein FAM167A produces MMEAPSVPQIMVDTASDLEEAEKEDAGLAADDHLMTLKALTEKLRLETRRPSYLEWKARLEAESFGDSGIGKDPVQVEPEGKQVPPKETVVNAGVIQCKLPSGVLKGFGNIDEALNWLRKELTEMRLQDQQLARQLMRLRNDINKLKIEQTCHLHRRMLNDATFGLEERDELSDLLCECPVTPGLGLSAPLRLIGVTKMNINSRRFSLC; encoded by the exons ATGATGGAAGCACCCTCAGTTCCTCAGATCATGGTGGACACAGCCAGTGACCTGGAAGAAGCAGAGAAGGAAGATGCGGGACTGGCTGCAGATGACCATCTCATGACCTTGAAGGCTTTGACAGAGAAATTAAGACTGGAGACCAGGAGACCTTCCTACCTAGAGTGGAAAGCCCGGCTGGAGGCGGAAAGCTTCGGAGATTCGGGAATTGGAAAAGACCCGGTCCAGGTGGAGCCTGAGGGGAAGCAAGTCCCACCGAAAGAGACTGTAGTGAACGCAGGTGTGATTCAGTGCAAGTTGCCTTCAGGTGTGTTGAAGGGATTCGGGAATATCGACGAGGCTCTCAACTGGCTCAGGAAAGAACTG ACGGAGATGCGCCTGCAGGACCAGCAGCTGGCGAGGCAGCTCATGCGTCTCCGAAACGACATCAACAAGCTAAAGATCGAGCAAACGTGCCACCTGCATCGCCGGATGCTCAACGACGCCACCTTTGGCCTGGAGGAGCGGGACGAGCTGTCGGACCTGCTGTGTGAATGCCCGGTCACCCCGGGCCTCGGCCTTTCCGCCCCACTGCGGCTCATCGGTGTCACCAAGATGAACATCAACTCTCGCCGTTTCTCACTCTGCTAG
- the lca5 gene encoding lebercilin yields the protein MESENTAHPYEDNRDADQSRHSLRSTKKDPRASSFQKQKHNKSFHDKSQNLDEKEGCAEDRSKTRIWDPDPDRDQISDGERRRSSGSFYSEDYENESPSERSLSPYSRSRTPSPTPQRGVRAKRISSSPFYKTGGVGRRGVSRPQRPGGQPQSQHHRGGVRSLSKESTPPKDLDLVTKRMLSARLLKINELRNALAELQLRTDELQKENRILRQLQVRQEKALQRYDDTESEIAQLLSRHSNETHALRERLRRAQERERASERRLKDSEERLQRSQLTITRLKKLVDQQELGPREELSRRLEEERSQVQEAERKIKEMERSMELSNGSYQRQLAAERKKTVNAQEEIRAMQEEMERLGNKLKEKERELDARNIYANRMVKPSPRKDTDNGTKRKVPSRNSTKAVQTDDRTLSVDFPTPPPAITEGNEYSEQAPDDYLSLKELDKVDRRQTETGDREERDWEQQKTRDRERDRERELEKEREREKEEKQRLNQELNALEEKARRLRDGWEKEKEEEERKRMSHQLNHKEEENKRKRGQVQEEVERWNQEALAHQHAADGVRRKKEQLLAKMREIDRQNQPAPDPMFAETDPSESNQGTAARSSSRFSEPRNQNSSIFSFTEPEESASLRAGAGSREGGKRRAGIEGGVGTTGMGRRGVRAQSSNEDFAFGSYAPSFGNPASRGSSGFPPPPPKEDRDSALEAIGVFSLGGIEKEKEKEAERGVGKEGKERKTNLMQQLFGSLVVPAGDNANSSNKMEVLSSPPTTNGIRSRREGPLNFNSESSATITPPAPVLSTLHVAESRPAIRAIASFDDDIEELTL from the exons ATGGAATCGGAAAACACCGCCCACCCCTACGAAGACAACCGGGATGCTGACCAAAGTCGCCACTCCCTCCGGAGTACAAAGAAAGATCCCCGAGCATCGTCATtccaaaaacagaaacacaacaagaGCTTCCATGACAAGAGCCAGAACTTGGATGAAAAGGAGGGATGTGCTGAGGACAGGTCTAAAACACGAATCTgggatccagatccagatcggGATCAGATATCGgacggagagagacggagaagcaGTGGATCGTTTTATTCGGAGGATTATGAGAATGAGTCTCCCTCAGAGCGCTCACTCTCACCATACTCCCGGTCCCGGACGCCATCCCCCACCCCACAAAGAGGGGTACGTGCAAAGAGGATTTCTAGCAGCCCCTTCTACAAGACGG GCGGTGTGGGGCGTCGGGGTGTGTCTCGCCCTCAGCGTCCAGGCGGCCAACCCCAGTCTCAGCACCACCGCGGGGGGGTGCGTTCACTGAGCAAGGAGTCCACACCCCCTAAAGACCTGGACCTGGTCACCAAGCGGATGCTGTCGGCCCGCCTGCTGAAGATCAATGAACTGCGTAATGCCCttgctgagctgcagctgcGCACCGACGAGCTGCAAAAGGAGAATCGCATCCTCAGACAG ctgcaggtgCGCCAGGAGAAAGCCCTGCAGCGCTACGATGACACAGAGAGCGAGATTGCCCAGCTGCTGTCGCGCCACTCCAACGAGACCCACGCGCTGCGAGAGCGACTCCGGCGAGCTCAGGAGCGGGAGCGGGCATCTGAGCGACGTCTGAAGGACAGCGAGGAGCGGCTGCAGAGGAGTCAGCTGACCATCACCCGGCTGAAGAAGCTGGTGGACCAGCAAGAGTTAGGTCCCAGAGAGGAGCTGAGCCGCaggctggaggaagagaggtcACAGGTCCAGGAGGCAGAACGCAAGATTAAg gagATGGAACGCAGCATGGAGCTGAGCAATGGTAGTTACCAGAGGCAGCtggctgcagagagaaagaagaccGTCAATGCTCAGGAAGAGATCAGGGCTATGCAGGAGGAGATGGAACGACTGGGCAATAAACTCAAG gagaaggagagagaactgGATGCCAGGAACATCTATGCCAACCGCATGGTGAAACCCTCACCTAGAAAAGACACTGACAATGGGACAAAAAGGAAGG TCCCCAGCAGGAACAGCACCAAGGCAGTGCAGACTGACGACAGGACGTTAAGTGTGGACTTCCCCACGCCTCCCCCTGCCATCACCGAAGGCAACGAATACAGCGAGCAGGCACCCGACGACTACCTATCACTCAAG GAGCTTGACAAAgtggacagaagacagacagaaacaggggACAGGGAGGAGCGAGACTGGGAACAGCAGAagacgagagacagagaaagagatagggagagggagttggagaaggagagagagcgggagaaggaggagaaacagcGACTCAACCAGGAACTGAACGCCCTTGAAGAGAAGGCAAGGAGACTAAGAGATG GctgggagaaagaaaaggaggaagaagagagaaagaggatgagtCACCAATTGAACCACAAGGAAGAAGAGAACAAGAGGAAGCGTGGCCAGGTccaggaagaggtggagaggtggaaCCAGGAAGCTCTGGCCCACCAGCACGCGGCAGACGGGGTGCGGCGCAAGAAAGAGCAGCTACTGGCTAAGATGCGCGAGATTGACCGTCAAAACCAGCCggccccggaccccatgtttgCTGAGACTGATCCTTCCGAGTCCAATCAGGGTACCGCTGCCCGTTCCTCTTCCCGTTTTTCTGAGCCGAGAAACCAGAATTCTTCCATTTTCAGCTTCACAGAACCGGAGGAGTCGGCGAGTTTACGTGCTGGTGCTGGAAGCAGGGAGGGTGGGAAGAGAAGAGCAGGCATAGAGGGTGGAGTAGGAACAACggggatggggaggagaggagtacGGGCACAAAGCTCCAACGAGGACTTTGCATTCGGAAGCTACGCGCCTTCTTTCGGAAATCCGGCTTCCCGGGGCTCTTCTGGTTTCCCTCCACCTCCGCCCAAAGAGGACAGGGACTCTGCATTAGAAGCAATAGGGGTTTTCAGTCTGGGAGggattgagaaagagaaagaaaaggaggcgGAAAGAGGGgtgggaaaggaagggaaggagaggaagactAACCTAATGCAGCAGCTGTTTGGATCGCTGGTGGTGCCTGCTGGTGACAACGCCAACTCCTCCAATAAAATGGAGGTCCTCAGTAGTCCTCCAACCACCAATGGAATACGTTCAAGAAGGGAGGGACCGCTCAACTTCAACTCGGAGTCCTCCGCTACCATCACTCCCCCAGCACCCGTCCTAAGCACCCTACACGTAGCCGAGAGCAGACCCGCCATCCGTGCCATCGCCTCATTTGATGACGACATAGAGGAACTCACTTTATGA